A portion of the Rhinolophus sinicus isolate RSC01 linkage group LG16, ASM3656204v1, whole genome shotgun sequence genome contains these proteins:
- the MRPL40 gene encoding large ribosomal subunit protein mL40 isoform X3 — MSQPRGGLLRTWQTQSRDTHQRASLFSFWELIPTRAEPLRKKKKVDPKKDQAARDRLKKRIRRLEKASQELIPIEDFITPVRFLDKVRQRPQVELSFEESERRALLLKKWSLYKQQEHEMERNAIRSMLEAQQEALQELQLTSPELHAEAIKRDPSLFPFEREGPNYTPPVSNYQPPEGRYHDITKVYTQVEFKR, encoded by the exons ATGAGCCAGCCCCGGGGAGG GCTTCTGAGAACTTGGCAGACACAGAGTAGAGACACCCACCAGCGAGCTTCATTGTTCTCTTTCTGGGAACTCATTCCCACGAG AGCAGAACCTCTGCGAAAGAAGAAGAAGGTAGATCCTAAAAAAGACCAAGCAGCAAGGGACCGTTTGAAAAAGAGGATTCGACGACTGGAAAAGGCTAGCCAGGAGCTAATTCCCATTGAAGATTTTATTACACCTGTGAGGTTCTTGGATAAAGTGAG ACAGCGGCCTCAGGTCGAGCTCTCCTTTGAGGAGAGTGAGCGGAGAGCTTTGCTTCTGAAGAAATGGTCCCTGTACAAGCAGCAAGAGCATGAGATGGAGAGAAATGCCATCAGGTCCATGCTTGAGGCCCAGCAGGAAGCTCTGCAGGAGCTGCAACTCACATCCCCGGAGCTCCACGCGGAGGCCATCAAGCGAGACCCAAGTCTGTTTCCCTTTGAGAGAGAAGGTCCAAATTACACACCACCTGTCTCCAACTACCAGCCCCCTGAAGGCAGGTACCACGACATCACCAAGGTGTACACACAGGTGGAGTTCAAGAGGTAG
- the MRPL40 gene encoding large ribosomal subunit protein mL40 isoform X1, protein MWSKSEDPGDKGPCPSAFWLLRTWQTQSRDTHQRASLFSFWELIPTRAEPLRKKKKVDPKKDQAARDRLKKRIRRLEKASQELIPIEDFITPVRFLDKVRQRPQVELSFEESERRALLLKKWSLYKQQEHEMERNAIRSMLEAQQEALQELQLTSPELHAEAIKRDPSLFPFEREGPNYTPPVSNYQPPEGRYHDITKVYTQVEFKR, encoded by the exons ATGTGGTCAAAATCCGAGGACCCTGGCGACAAGGGACCCTGCCCAAGTGCTTTCTG GCTTCTGAGAACTTGGCAGACACAGAGTAGAGACACCCACCAGCGAGCTTCATTGTTCTCTTTCTGGGAACTCATTCCCACGAG AGCAGAACCTCTGCGAAAGAAGAAGAAGGTAGATCCTAAAAAAGACCAAGCAGCAAGGGACCGTTTGAAAAAGAGGATTCGACGACTGGAAAAGGCTAGCCAGGAGCTAATTCCCATTGAAGATTTTATTACACCTGTGAGGTTCTTGGATAAAGTGAG ACAGCGGCCTCAGGTCGAGCTCTCCTTTGAGGAGAGTGAGCGGAGAGCTTTGCTTCTGAAGAAATGGTCCCTGTACAAGCAGCAAGAGCATGAGATGGAGAGAAATGCCATCAGGTCCATGCTTGAGGCCCAGCAGGAAGCTCTGCAGGAGCTGCAACTCACATCCCCGGAGCTCCACGCGGAGGCCATCAAGCGAGACCCAAGTCTGTTTCCCTTTGAGAGAGAAGGTCCAAATTACACACCACCTGTCTCCAACTACCAGCCCCCTGAAGGCAGGTACCACGACATCACCAAGGTGTACACACAGGTGGAGTTCAAGAGGTAG
- the LG16H22orf39 gene encoding synaptic plasticity regulator PANTS, with amino-acid sequence MAEGSSWRPPRPCEAYRAEWNLCRSARHFLHNYYVHGERPACEQWRRDLDSCREWEQRRSAEAQRSLCESERARVQTARKHALVWTLRQSPPADWHLPLPQEEKDE; translated from the exons ATGGCCGAGGGCAGCAGCTGGCGG CCGCCGCGCCCTTGCGAGGCCTACCGCGCGGAGTGGAACCTCTGTCGCAGCGCTCGGCACTTCCTGCACAACTACTACGTCCACGGCGAGCGGCCGGCCTGCGAGCAGTGGCGGCGCGACCTGGACAGCTGCCGCGAGTGGGAGCAGCGCCGCAGCGCCGAGGCCCAG CGGTCCCTCTGTGAGAGTGAGCGTGCGAGAGTCCAGACTGCACGAAAGCATGCCCTGGTGTGGACCCTGAGGCAGAGCCCCCCTGCAGACTGGCATCTCCCTCTGCCACAGGAGGAGAAAGACGAGTGA
- the MRPL40 gene encoding large ribosomal subunit protein mL40 isoform X2: MAAAVLGATARALRSRCWLLRTWQTQSRDTHQRASLFSFWELIPTRAEPLRKKKKVDPKKDQAARDRLKKRIRRLEKASQELIPIEDFITPVRFLDKVRQRPQVELSFEESERRALLLKKWSLYKQQEHEMERNAIRSMLEAQQEALQELQLTSPELHAEAIKRDPSLFPFEREGPNYTPPVSNYQPPEGRYHDITKVYTQVEFKR; encoded by the exons ATGGCCGCCGCGGTGTTAGGAGCTACTGCGCGCGCTTTGCGCTCGCGGTGCTG GCTTCTGAGAACTTGGCAGACACAGAGTAGAGACACCCACCAGCGAGCTTCATTGTTCTCTTTCTGGGAACTCATTCCCACGAG AGCAGAACCTCTGCGAAAGAAGAAGAAGGTAGATCCTAAAAAAGACCAAGCAGCAAGGGACCGTTTGAAAAAGAGGATTCGACGACTGGAAAAGGCTAGCCAGGAGCTAATTCCCATTGAAGATTTTATTACACCTGTGAGGTTCTTGGATAAAGTGAG ACAGCGGCCTCAGGTCGAGCTCTCCTTTGAGGAGAGTGAGCGGAGAGCTTTGCTTCTGAAGAAATGGTCCCTGTACAAGCAGCAAGAGCATGAGATGGAGAGAAATGCCATCAGGTCCATGCTTGAGGCCCAGCAGGAAGCTCTGCAGGAGCTGCAACTCACATCCCCGGAGCTCCACGCGGAGGCCATCAAGCGAGACCCAAGTCTGTTTCCCTTTGAGAGAGAAGGTCCAAATTACACACCACCTGTCTCCAACTACCAGCCCCCTGAAGGCAGGTACCACGACATCACCAAGGTGTACACACAGGTGGAGTTCAAGAGGTAG